AACTGAAAACATTCTATCTTTCTAGCTAGATCAAAGCCTGACAAAATCACTGACCAGAATTGGAAGGACTACTTTAATACAAGCAGCAGTAAGAATAGCTAACACTTATTGATGTGTTATTATGGGCACAGGATGTGAACTGTCTCACTCTACCCTCACAAGCACCAAAGGAGATAGATATCattttaaccccattttacaacagaggaaactgaggcacagagcacttAAGTAACTTaatgtcataaaaataataagtagAAGTGAAATTCCAGTTTTGATCTATATGATACAGTCTCTGCTCATGATCACTACACTCTATTGGGTCTTACTGCCTGGATCTGGTTACATACAATGATGATTGCTGGGCCCGTATGTGAGTGGGTATCAGCCCCTGTCTTTCCCAGACACTCCAACCTGGACTCATCAAAAGCTGGCTCCTCCATAAGGCCTGATCATGGCATGAATTTTACCAGTAACCTTGGCCTACCTTCTTCCACTGGGGCTGGAAACAGCCTTGCTGTCACTGAGACACTAACAAGTATACCACATACGCTCTGCTTCATGTAAGCTCCAGCCCATACTGCAAGAGTCCACACAATAAAGTTTCATCCTGTTTCCTTCTGCCCAACACTCCCATTTTCCATTGGCAACAAAATCCCACCCTGATCCACAGCCTGCTTAGGTGGGGTCCTGACACCTCACCAATTACTTGTTCCTGAATGCTGGATCATCTCAAGGCTCTGACTGGCAAGTTGCCTGAACCACAGCAGCTGCTTATACCAGACATCTTATATTGCCAGCTGCATAAATTACAGCTATAGGATTAGAACAACTTTATCCACCATGTAACTGGACCTGGCCTAAGATAAGCATGCTTTTTGGATACTGCATATTAGAAAGCCTGACTCTCTTTTGGAGTCATCCTTAATAGCCAAGCTAGTTTCCCCACCTCCATTCCTCTTTCTTTCAGTTGCCTCTCCTCCCCACTGGCCCATCCGCGAGGATGCCAGCCTGTCTGAGCTGCATGACATGCAAGCCTCAAAAATTCCCAGGATTTAACTCACAGCTGCCATCCAAAATGACAAAATCTGTGTCATTCCAGGAAGAGAATATTCAGATCAAAGTCAGACAGTCTAGAAAATACCACTTGATGTTCTCCCTGAATGATCCTTAAATAGCCACACACATCAATTAATTTTCTGCCATACTTCACTGGGGTTGCAATCTTTTTCAGCAAATTGAGACAGAGACTCCATAATGAGAACAAAACTATATCAAACACCATTTcaacaaaaattgaaaaatcaaaagTGATAATATTTCTGAAGTAATGGCTGTGTTGAAAAGAGTAAATGCCATCAAATACATCTATTTTCCTGTCAAGTGCTATAATGAGATTGACAGAAAAACAAGATGCCAAATTAATACACCCTTAAAGGCTGTTGCCTTTTCTTCCATCAATTTTCTACTCCTATCATTTAGGAATATCAATAAACTCCCAAAGAGAAGTCTGGCAGTTGTTAACATTGTCATTTGTGTTTCTCTTCCCCTACAATGATTCTTACTAAAAGACTTAAGTCACCTGCTATCTCTCTAAATGGTAATGCACGCTACAAAAAATTGAGCATAAGCCCTTGTCCCAAATCCTTAGTCTGAATGGTTTTATCAAGTACAAGCAGTTCCGAAGCCCCTGAGGAAGGCAATAAAAACTTCTGTCACACCGGATTGCCTTTTTTATCCCAGATTATCACAACTGAATATGTTTATTGgaaatgctttccttttcttgccttcccCATGTTTCTCCAGCCTATTGTTAATCGTCCTTGTGTGTAGTCAGGAAATCTGTTTAAGTTTGCTTCGTGGAGCTCGGGAATTAGCTGTGCGACCTTGGAAAAATGACAAAacctttgtgcctcagttttctcacttgtaaactGTACTGCTTTTAGAGGGGAAAATTAGATGATgcaattaaataatacataagaaAAGGGACAAAGTGCTTATAAACCTAAAGGTCATGTCATTCcgtatattatttaataatttattgagatataagtcCATACCATGCAATCTGTgcatttaaagtgaacaattcaatgttttttagtatatttgcagAATTTCAAAGCAATCACCACAacttaattttagaatatttcattaTCAAAAAGAAACTCTGCAGCAGTCACTACCCATTATCCgtcccacctccctcccaagTCCACCTCACCTCCTGCCATGTCTTCAGCTCtaggaaaccactaatctactttctctgtatatatttccctattctggacatttcatatagatGGGATAATACAATAaatggccttttgtgactggcttctttcacttcacaTGAAGTTTTCAAGGATCATGTACATTACAGCATTTATCagtacctcattcctttttatttcttaacagtattccactatatgaatataacacattttatcagttcatcagctgatgaatatttgggttattttcacCTTTTGATTACCATGAATAATGCCGCTATTTACATCTATGTACACATTTACACGTGAACacgttttcatttcatttgggtagatacctaagagtggaattgctgggcatATGGtaactttacttatttatttttaaggtaactttatgttaaacattttgaaaaactataaaaatgttttccaaagtgactgaaCCCTTTTACTTTCCCATTGATAATGTCTGAGGGTTCAAATTTCCCCTTCAcgtccttaccaacacttgttattgtctatcttttttattatagccaccCTGATTGGGGTGGAGTGTTATCTCATTATCTCATTGTGGGGATTTGATTTCTATTACCCTTATGACAAATTATTTTGAGCACGTTTTCGGGTGTGTATTTCCTGTGGTTAGTTGAAAACTCTTTcagaattccattttaatttatctttagtgttttttaatttactgagGTAAGATTGGTTTGTATTACGTAAGTTTCATATGTACATTATATTTGGACTTCTGTATACAGTTATTGGTAGTGCTTTTGAGTGCATATAGCTGTTTAGCGGTTGCTCCAGgtattgttttatttatccatAATTAATCATAGTCAACTggtattatttttgtttgatgAAGTGTAGAAGCCTTACCTCTTTGTACGTTCCCTTGCTCTCTCCAATTAGAATTGTTTTAACTATTTCCTCTGTACATATTTAATACCACATTAGACATTGTTAAACTTTTGGTTCCATTGTCAaagataatttagaaaactcaagaagAAAAGGATACTCTATTGTATTTACCCATGTTTTTGCTTattgttttcttccctccttcctgatATTCCAAAGTTCcttcttttattcttctctttgCATTTAGAGAATGTGCTTTAGCCATTATTTTAGATTAAGTCTGTTGACAAcaaattttcttagttttccttcatttgAGAATATCTTAACCTTCTCTTCATTTCTAAAGGTATTTTCTCTGAATATGGTATTCCGGGATCATCACTCCTTTTTtcagcatttgaaaaatattatgctcctttcttctggcctccatggtttctcATAGGAAATCTGCTATCATTTGAACTGGTGTTCCTGTATAGTCAATGTGCCGTTTCTCTTTATCTGCTTTTAAGAGTTTTTCATCGTCTTTAGATTACAGAAGTTTGGTTATGATGTGTAATGGCATGGATTCCCTTGGGGTTTTTGTGTTTGGGGTTTCCTAATTTTCTTTAATCTGTAGGTTTAAACCTTTCATAAAATTGGGaaattttctattcttattttgtTAAATACATGTTCATACCCATTTTCTAGAATTCCAATGACATGAATATTAGAACTTTTATTACTGTCTACaggtctgtgagtctctgttaatttttttcagtccATTTCTCTCTAGGTTATTAAGATTGGGTAATTTGTAATGTTGTATCTTCAAGTCCATTGCTTCATTCCTCtatcatatatattcttttattgaGCCCATGTTGGAATTTTATTCtgattactgtatttttcagctctAAAATTTGTCTGGTTCTTTGTATCTTCCACTTCTTGCTAagacttttttctcatttgtttcaagTGTCTTCATAATTGTTcactgaagctttttttttccttcaaataatGGTtgcctttaaattcttttcagataaTTTCAATGTCTGTTTCTCCTCAGTGttggcattgtttttttttttcctaattcaagTTGAGATTTTTCTGGTTCTTGATATGATGAGTAATTTTTAATTCTGTCTTAAACATTTTGTATATTATGAGATTTAAGATATTATTTGAATCTTTTATTTTAGCAGGCCTCTACTGACCACCATGCTGGTGTGGGAAGTTGAGCCCTGCCTCATAACTGCTAGGTGAGGGTGGCAGTCCAGGGTCCCCGTATGGTTTCTATTGACATGATGAGAGTGGGGATAAAGAAAGCATCTCATTATCTCTGAGCAGTGTTTAAAACACAGACTTGGAGACTTGGCCTCTTTACATACCATGCTAATGGGGAGAGGTAGTGTATCTCACTACCAACAGACCAGGATGGAAATCTAGGATTCATGCTTGGCCTTTGTTGGTGGGGCCAAGGAAGGTACAccgtggtttttgttttttctgtgatGTAGGAGCAAGGCAGTTACTACtaaaaagatttctttcttgTTAGGCTGCTTCTTTCCTGGTcctttggcttaaaaaaaaacaaaaacaacaagttTTTCTTGGGAAATTTTTTAGCTATGTCTGTGGGTGTTTCTCGGTTGTAGGCTTCTCCACCACTCAGTCCAGGATATAAGGAAGGCAAAAAGAATACCCAGGAAACTCACCATTTTGTCATTCCTCAATTCATTCTTTAGTTGGTCTGCTTTCCTCTCTCCAGATTTCTGAGCCTTATtgtttgctttatatataaaataaataaggaggaGGAGTAGGGAGAAATGTGCCTACACTGCCTTGTCCAGAATCAGAAgtctctctttttactttttttttttttaataatgtggcCACTAGAAAACGTAAAATTGTATCTTTGACGTATACCACATTTCCATTGGACAGAGCTGTTGTAAATCTTAGTTTTCTTACTTGCAAATGAGAAGGTTATAAGAGATGCTCTCCAAAGTTAGTCCTTTCCTCCTCTAAAATCCATGATTCTAAGGATTTAGCTTCTGTATACAATGCAAACGATGTAGATAATATGGTTGTTCTTTCCACTTACCTACACCACAGCTTTCAGAAATGAAACAGTCCTTCAAATGCCTCAAAACGGAGCCAAGGGATAATTGAaggctattattttttaaatgaatgccaATATGTTAAAATTTTCATAGGAAATAGTTGGTAAGCAAGAACTTCTCCAAAGGAGCTTACTGCAGGTGCTAATCAGCttacaatatttcttttttactgtttGTGCTGAAAGGAGAATTAATTACCTCAATAGCCTCACTTCTTCATATGCCTAAATAATGCATCCCCCCACTCTGTGGAGAGTAAACTAAATTTGATAGAGAGAGGTTTAATGGGCAGCTAAAAATAGCCGTGTAATCTCCTGGAAAGAACTCCCAgtactccctctctctccttttagaaagactttccttttctgaaacaGCTAATGAGTGGTTCTTGTTTCCTTGTGATTCTCTCCCTCACCCTATCCTCCCACATATTTTGAAAGACTATTAAAGTTCATTTTCTTCCAATATTCATGATAAGCAATCTTCCCAGAATCCACTGGATCATTCACAGAACAATCCCAGTAACTTGCCCATTAATCATGGTTTCTtgaagctttatttaaaaatcaagacagTGCCTTTCAGCTATCAGTCCAAGATGTAAAGTTCTTTCCCCAACACTGCAAAGTTCCCTAGTAGTCCAGTTGTCTCTCATCCCGATCACTTCCCTTGCAGTATGTGTTCCTCTATCACTGCACAAAAAGAGCCTTCTTGAAAGTCACTGATAATTTCCTTCTCCCAAATTCTGTAGTCTGTTTACTGTCTGTTCTTCATGAGGCATTTTATACTGTTTACCAGGCCTTCTCATTTTCTCTTGCCTTATCTCCTATTATAGTGCTTTCTTCTGATTCTCttgagtttttcttctttctacacTTGGCTCCCTATCCTCCTATTCTCATTAACTAATCATATGACTCCTCTTGATTCCTGAAgctatttataaatatgtcttTCATTACTCTCAATTTCTTGGGAAGAATATTCATTCTCTGAGTTTCAACTATAACTTCTATGCTGACTATTCTCAtatctttccttctgtcttctcatCTGAACTACAGTCCCAGATCTCCAGTTGTCCTTAGCATTTCCACTTGTATGTCCTGACAACACCACACACTGGACATGTCTGAAACCAAACTCCTCTTCTTGCCCTACAGATGACTCCCCCTCCAATTTCCCTGTTAAGTGGTCCCAAGATTGTATGCTTCATGAGAAATGTTATCAGGCATATCCAATTtgaaggacattctacaaaatacctgacaaTTATTCCTCAAAACTGGCAAggttattaaaaataaggaaagactgagaGACGATCATACATCATACATAACAGCTAAATGCAATGTGGAATCCTAGAGTGGATACTGGAACAGAAAAAACATATTAATGCAAAATGAATGGTATAAAATCTGGAGTTAGTTAATCTTAACACACCAATGTTGATTTCTTATATTTGACAAGTATACCATGGTACTGTGAGATAAGATTAGAGGAACCTGAAACTGGTTGAACAGTATATGGAAACCCATTGTACTACTTGTGTAATCTTTCTATATATCTAAAGTTATCCCatataaaaaatttaatgaaaatactgAGAACAGATTCCACTGGCAAATTCCTTTGGAAACTTTGGGTTAAACAATGCCCAGCTGAGTTTCTCAATTCCTCTAATTATCAGAGCTTCTGAGATACCTAATacacattgtgactctgagagGATACAGGGTGCTattatttcccaaatatttttggCCAGcaacctttcctttttccttcaaaAAGCATCTTTGCAGGGTAAATACTGACATAGAGAAGGTTTTTCCCAATGTGTCACAGACTTCTACCCGATATATCTGACCACGTTCTATTTTTAATCAGCAACTTTGGCTGAAGAGAGATGCCACAAACATTTAATTGGCAGGGGACCTGCAACTAGATGGTAATATGATGGATGAGAGAAGTAGCATTAAAATTAGGGgtgagggtacagttcagtggtagagtgtgtgcctagcctgcacaaggtcctgggttcaatctccaatacttccactaaaaataaaaacctaagtaTCTCCTCTCCCAAcccccctcaaaacaaaaaaagtgtatTTAATATGCTGCTTCAATTGACCAAACTTAATAGGAGGGatacaaaaggataaatatttagtgtatttttagttaaacaaagaaaaaaccaaaaatcaaccATCTAAGTACAAGATGAGGAAGAATGGACTTAAATGTCCATCATGTGCCTGTGAGCAGCTTTGTGTTGAGATCGTAGGCAGAATTAGTTGAACTGTCATGGTCAGTGAAGAGAACTGAATAGTAAAGGTAAGACAATTTCTGCAGAATTTGTTTAGTTTTATGTGCCACAGTGAATCATTTCCAAAGAAGAAGGAACAAGATAGTACACATCTTGGAAACTATCTCATTTCTAGAaatgttgggggaaaaaactagaaattttactctgatgaACAGAAAACTTAAGGGGATTTGATCGTGGCCATTATGTACGTAAGGATACAAGGGAAATCAAACTGATTCTGTGTAACTTTAGAAGTCAGAAAAAGGACCTAAGAAAGCAAGAAGTGGAACATTTTAGTTCAAAACTACCTTTGTAATCATTAAACTGCCTCATAATGGGATGGAGATCCTTGAAGCAAAGCGAGCTCCTTGCCTCTGGGACTGTTTAAATAGAAGCTGGATATCCACCTGCCCAGATTGCTGCCAGGGTGCCCTCTACTTTGCACCTAATAAATGACTTTTACATAGCCTTCCAGGGCTAAGATTTCTGAATCTATGAAActacagggaaggaaaaaaattaagaggctctgagaaaaatgtcaaattattGAAAACACCTCCAAAGTTAGTGTAGTACACACTCTACCTCTCTTCTAACCCGGATCCCTGAAATAACTAGAAACTGCCTGAACAAATGCTGGAGTTTAACTGAAGAATCAGAGGCAAAATGCCATCCATAAGAGTGCACCTAAGAGACTTCCGATGGTTTAATTTAAGTTACAGTAGAGGACAGGGAAAGGATGAATTTAGCTGGACCCTGGATTGTTGTTATTCAAAAAACAATTCACCGAAATGAACATACAAACATATAAACAagtaagttgatttttttttaatttactgttttTTCCTCCCATGGAAATAACTtgcttattgaaaaaaaaaaaaagaaaaaaaaaaaaagactatgtggATAAGTTCAAGGTGTGCTTCAAGTCTCCTCCCACACTGAGCCAGAACCAGCATAAGGCCACTGATAGAGGTACCTAGGACACAAAAGCTGAGCAGTCTCATGCCCCTTTAAATGCCAACAGGGTCAGCCCCTGAGAGTGAGTGACACTTTAAATTATGTGTCAGAGGTGCCTGCTTACCTCACCCAAGTCCCAGCTCTGTGATTGGTCAGGCCCATCAAAGCCCCTCCCCAACACTACGTCAAAGAATAATTCTCTAGTAACGGCTGTGTAGCTTCCTCCTGGCAGCCTGTCTGTTCATGGAGAGCCTGACCTGACAAGACAGATTCCTGAGGCCACATTTTTTCCCAACTTGTGGTAGGTGAGAGGCTACCAACAATCTTATCGCTATCCAGAAATGGCCTGGGCTCCAGGGTGGAAGAGGGCGGAGCCTAATCCAAGAGATCTCAGGGCCAGCCAAGATGGAAGGAGCGGCCGAGGccgaggcaggggcaggggcaggggctggagcggCACCTTCGGCCATCTTGAGCCTAGGGCTTCTGGCTCCCGAGACCCACCTCTCTGCTTTAAATTAAAGACCAATATGATTGGTGTGGTAATTGGTCGTGGTGggtcaaaaatgaaagaaattcaggCTATGACAAACACCAAAATACAGATCATAAGAGGTGATTCTGAAGCAGAGGTAAAAATTTTTGGCAGCACGGAtatgaaaacaaaagccaaagaaaCTATAGAGACTCTCGTTAAAAAACAAGGAAGCTACGCTTCAGAATCTAGTGTTGGTAATGCTGCATCCCGACCCTCTGTTGGAAGAGGCTCAGGCAGAGATACCACTATCAGAGAAGGTCAGCCACTGATAGACTGGGATCACATAAAGGCAGAAGTGGtgaagtgggagaaaaaaaaatgggccaATTTACCACCaattaagaaaaacttttacaTAGAATCTAAAGCAACAAGCTCATTGTCTCAAGAGCAAGTAGACGTTTGGAGAAAGGAAAATTTCAACATAATGTGTGATGACTTAAAAGATGGTGAAAAACGTCCCATCCCCAATCCAACCTATAAATTTGAGGATGCTTTCCATCATTATCCTGAACTTATGAGAAACATTAGAAAAGCTGGTTTTCAGAAGCCAACACCAATTCAGGCACAGGCATGGCCAATTATTCTACAAGGAATAGATCTCATAGGAGTCGCCCAAACTGGAACAGGCAAAACATTGTCCTACTTAATGCCTGGGTTTATTCATCTCAGTTCTCAACCAATATCTAGAGAACAAAGGAATGGACCTGGCATGCTAGTCCTCCTACCCACTAGAGAACTAGCACTTCAGGTGGAAGCTGAATGTTCTAAGTATTCATATAAAGGTCTTAAAACTGTTTGTATATATGGTGGtggaaacagaacagaacaaataCAAGATGTTACTGAAGGCGTAGACATCATTATTGCAACTCCTGGAAGACTGAATGATCTGCAAATGAATAACTTTGTCAAACTAAGAAGCATAACCTACTTAGTCTTAGATGAGGCAGATAAAATGCTGGATCTGGGGTTTGAACACCAAATAATGAAGATTTTATTAGACGTGCGCCCAGACCGGCAGACTGTTATGACAAGTGCAACCTGGCCAGATAGCATTCGTCGACTTGCACGATCTTATCTGAAAGAGCCTATGATTGTTTATGTTGGTACTCTAGACCTAGTTGCCGTAAACACAGTGAAGCAAAATATAATTGTTaccacagaagaagaaaaacGATTTCTTGTCCAAGAATTCCTACAGAGCCTGTCACCCAAAGACAAAGTCATCTTGTTTGTCAGCAGAAAACTTGTTGCTGATGACTTATCAAGTGATTTATGCATCCACGGCATACCTGTGCAGTCTCTGCACGGTGACAGAGAACAGAGTGATCGTGAGCAAGCATTAGAGGACTTTAGAAGTGGAAAAGTGAAAATACTGATTGCTACTGATTTAGCATCCCGAGGTCTCGATGTTAACGATGTCACACATGTATATAATTACGATTTTCCACGGAATATTGAAGAATATGTACACAGAGTAGGGCGTACTGGAAGAGCAGGGAAGACAGGCATATCAATTACCCTTATGACTCAAGATGACAGCAAGGTTGCCGGTGAATTGATTAAAATTCTGCAAAGAGCCAATCAGAGTGTCCCAAAAGATCTTGTAACAATGGCTGAACCGTACAACTTGCATAAACTAAAAGGGGGCCCAgggaaaaaatcaagaaaatttcAAGAAGCATGCAGACAGTCTTACTGATGTTTGCATTGAAAACTTGCACCAGGCTACTGGAAGATTCAAGTTATGTTAAAGTTATGCAGTATTAGAAACATACCAGCAGTTTGAAGATATTTGACCAGTTATTAAATAACACCACTAAGCTTTCAATATATGTTCTTCAATAAAATCCaaagtgttttgaaaatgagaatgaGAGATTGTCTGAGTAAAACTTAAATGTTATGCGTCTGTTAAAGTCTGCTTTCTTTTTTACAGCTTGCCATGTCCATCTGTGTCTTCTCTGAAAGACCTGGTAGAAGACAACAGTGGTGTTTTTACTTGCTTTAACATATTTGTATTGAACTGAAACATAGTTCTTATCAAGCTTATCCCAgtcaaaatactttattttccctcAGTGGCTGGTAACACAACAATCCCTGAAAATATCTCCACTATTATTTCCTAATTTGTAAAattcattagaaaataaatgctAAACCTTCGAGAAGATTCCACAGTTCTATTTTTTCAGATAAGTGTGACTAATAGAGCAATTCTGACTCACTGGGAATCAGATCCTCAAAGGAACTCTGTCACTAACAAATGGTTTAAAATTCTGGGGAGGTCACTTGCCTTCTATAGACCTCACTTTTTTCACTAATAAATTGGGATGgttatattaaataattttgaagtcTCCTACACCAATAAATTCTATGATATTATAACAGGCTGTGTACCCCAGCCTTATATTGACACTTTACTTTCTAATCTAGAGGAAAATCACATCCTTGTGTAACAAATTGAACAATGAAACCCCTTTTAATGACCAGAATACTGCATTctgcatttttattgattttttgaaATGTGATTCACaggttgtctttaatttcttttcatcttatttttcaatttgtcTTGAAAAGGTCAAAACCACTTATACACACCACAAGAAAGATTAATGTGAAATAAAAATCTCTCTTATATACTgggaaaaacactaaaaaaaccAAATGACATCTTTGCCAGAGGAACCAATTTTAGTAAAATtcctaattttataattttctctcttaCATTTTATTTAGAAGCAATATACATCTTCTCTTATTGCAAGAAGACATCCTCACAATgatgctgaattttaaaattaagtgttTATGAGAACATTAGAATTAGTCAAGCCTTAAAATTTCTGGcaaataaaaaatcaataatgCAGCAATCTTTTTTCTCAACATGCCTCAGCTATAATCACAACAAAAAGTcagaaattaagtgaaataaagagGTAAACATTCTATGTATAGGTGTTTGAAATTTAAAGTCTGCCTTTAAAAGCTCTTTATAAAGGCCTGCATATCtcttaataaaattaagaacaaTGGTTAACATTTTTGAGTGCCTGATATATACCAGGTGCTTTATTTTATAATCtataatctttatttaaaatccATTTAGAAGGTTATCTTACCCCTGTTTTGTACAATGTGAAACAATGTCAGAGGAACTAACTTGCCTAAGGTGACTAAATCTGGTTAAAGAGGAATAATGTGATATTTTAACCCACAAGTGCCTGTTTGCAATATTTACATTCTTTTCATGTCAATATAGTTACTATGTGCAGGACAATACGCTTGTCTTGAGGTTGCCTACATGTTCAGATTTAGTGAAACAGAGAAGTATGTGCCAATTTACTCTAATGCAAAAGCAATTTATAGCAGAACCCGGGATAGAAGCTCAAATGGCCTGTTCCTGTTCACTTGgaggagaaataacaaatgtttagcAAGTTGGAGTATATGTTATTTGCCAGAATTACTCTTAGGGGCAATGCTGTATTTgttagagaaaaatataacaaaccaCTTGAGAGAGAAAGTGAGGTTCCTCAATCATATTCGAGTAACAGTAACAAAAAGTTATCACTCAATGagtaagaagaggaaagaaatataCATTTCGTCTTAAGGAAAAGGCTGAAAAGAAGAGCTACTGTATGAGGAAAGgtaaatagaaatagaatagtGGTTCTCGACCAGGGGCACTTTTGTCCATTCCCTCCAAGACACATTTAACCATATGTGAAGAGAGTATTGGTTGTTTCAACTACTAGGGGTATGGGCTGGTGCTGGGTGCTGCTGGcacctagtgggtagaggccagggatgctgctaaacccCCTACAACCTATAGGATAGCCCCACACAACAAAGAATTGTTTGGCCCAAAACATCAGTAGTGCTGAGATGGAGAATCCCTGAGagacataagcaaaacaaaacaaagcaaaacaacaaaaaccaatcTCATAGTTACCAAGAAAGAActtcagaggaaaaaataaaggattttaaaattgtatcatgTGGGTTGTGCAGAATATAACCCTACAGCTTTCCTATCCTTGGTAGAGTCTGCATCAGTGGTTCTCTCCACCAAGGCCAATTATGCCAGTATCTGGAGACAGATTTGGTTGCCATTAACTCGGGGGGAGGGGTATTGGCATCTGTTGAGTAGAGCCCAGTGGTGCTGTTAAAACATCACACAATGCACAGGacaccccccaaaacaaagaattatgtggccaaaatgtcagtagtgccataGTTAAGAAACCTTGCAATAGATTAAGTGAAACATACCCCCTTCAAAACTCAATTGCAGAGAAACCAAAAAGGGAGCTCAAcgaggaaaacaagaaaaggatatatatatatatatatatatttgtacactGTTCAATATAAAACTCTCCATCAACTTGCATTGTCTTTGGTATAATCTATATCAGTGATTGCCAATCAGAGTTGATTTTGCCCCCTGAAGGACAtatggcaatgtctggagacatttttagctGTCCCACCTAGGTAGCAAGATTGCAACTGTCATCTAGTGCACAGAAGTCAGGAATAAACATCCTATAATACACAGGACAATACTCTACAACAATGGAATTTGCAGCCCAAAAAGTCTACAGT
This Camelus bactrianus isolate YW-2024 breed Bactrian camel chromosome X, ASM4877302v1, whole genome shotgun sequence DNA region includes the following protein-coding sequences:
- the DDX53 gene encoding DEAD box protein 53, producing MAWAPGWKRAEPNPRDLRASQDGRSGRGRGRGRGRGWSGTFGHLEPRASGSRDPPLCFKLKTNMIGVVIGRGGSKMKEIQAMTNTKIQIIRGDSEAEVKIFGSTDMKTKAKETIETLVKKQGSYASESSVGNAASRPSVGRGSGRDTTIREGQPLIDWDHIKAEVVKWEKKKWANLPPIKKNFYIESKATSSLSQEQVDVWRKENFNIMCDDLKDGEKRPIPNPTYKFEDAFHHYPELMRNIRKAGFQKPTPIQAQAWPIILQGIDLIGVAQTGTGKTLSYLMPGFIHLSSQPISREQRNGPGMLVLLPTRELALQVEAECSKYSYKGLKTVCIYGGGNRTEQIQDVTEGVDIIIATPGRLNDLQMNNFVKLRSITYLVLDEADKMLDLGFEHQIMKILLDVRPDRQTVMTSATWPDSIRRLARSYLKEPMIVYVGTLDLVAVNTVKQNIIVTTEEEKRFLVQEFLQSLSPKDKVILFVSRKLVADDLSSDLCIHGIPVQSLHGDREQSDREQALEDFRSGKVKILIATDLASRGLDVNDVTHVYNYDFPRNIEEYVHRVGRTGRAGKTGISITLMTQDDSKVAGELIKILQRANQSVPKDLVTMAEPYNLHKLKGGPGKKSRKFQEACRQSY